From bacterium, one genomic window encodes:
- a CDS encoding TonB-dependent receptor, protein MKIQKYLGWQVFHAVLVLSALQGITPASQAQTAEVQTVVVTARKWTEPLQAVPGAVTVQSADSMKSAGVNDLRDAARTIPNLTLGDFTVRRLTFPYVRGIGSGRNSAAVTTIIDGVPQLSYATANQEFLDVERVEFLRGPQGALYGRNTLGGAINVVPRLPGREPVTSVSLAGGDHGLFDTRVSTEGPVGLGKTAGSFSAGYSTRDGYTKNDVTGNTLDTRESFFGRAQVLWPDEGPWSYRFSVNGEADRDGDYALGDLASLRSRPYHVAHDYEGSSERDLSQPVFTATRKGDEVDLTSITAFQWWRSQDQTDLDMTPADLIRRNNEENQQAWIQEIRMASAEAAPIHLGNRVAMRWLLGTMAYHSAYQQRAFNDYRPGAVAMLGLPLAYQQHDDTDLNDTGVSLYGQSVFTFDERLELGLGLRDDFENRSADLRQYANPAFMPGSDTDNDKDFNQVSPHASLGYHMTPDILPYVQVSKGYKAGGFNTLAIPGHAEFDEETSLTYETGLKTAWLKNRVVANAALFRTEWDDLQLDVPAGSPGVFYIDNAGKARSEGGELELSVRPLTGLTLFGGLGLLTSEFRSDSTSAGMDVSGNELPFAPHLTWHAGTEYSQTLYTKYTGFIRVEGVGTGHYYYDASNRESQDNYVLLNTRIGIGTRLWRVETWVNNLFDQDYVPIAFPYQLAPSGYVGENGAPRTVGVSLSRAL, encoded by the coding sequence ATGAAAATTCAAAAATATCTTGGTTGGCAGGTTTTCCATGCAGTGCTGGTGCTTAGCGCTCTACAAGGGATTACTCCCGCCTCTCAGGCTCAGACCGCCGAGGTTCAAACGGTAGTGGTCACAGCGCGTAAATGGACCGAACCGCTCCAGGCGGTGCCGGGAGCGGTGACCGTTCAGTCCGCCGACAGCATGAAGTCGGCCGGGGTAAACGATTTACGTGATGCTGCCCGCACTATTCCCAATCTGACTTTGGGTGATTTCACGGTTCGGCGTCTGACATTCCCTTATGTACGCGGTATCGGGTCAGGCCGGAATTCAGCCGCAGTGACCACGATTATCGATGGTGTACCCCAGCTTTCCTATGCCACCGCCAATCAGGAATTTCTCGACGTGGAGCGGGTAGAATTTCTGCGGGGCCCCCAAGGGGCGCTCTATGGACGTAATACTCTTGGCGGAGCGATAAATGTGGTGCCGCGTCTCCCTGGTCGTGAACCCGTGACGTCGGTCAGTCTAGCTGGTGGTGATCACGGGTTATTTGATACCCGTGTCTCGACAGAGGGGCCGGTTGGCCTAGGAAAGACGGCCGGGAGTTTCAGCGCGGGGTATTCCACGCGCGATGGGTATACTAAAAATGACGTCACCGGCAATACGCTCGATACCCGTGAGTCCTTTTTTGGCCGTGCCCAGGTGCTATGGCCTGATGAGGGGCCCTGGAGCTACCGGTTTAGCGTCAATGGCGAGGCCGATCGTGATGGCGATTACGCGCTGGGTGATCTGGCATCTCTGCGATCCCGGCCTTATCACGTTGCGCATGATTATGAGGGGAGTTCCGAGCGTGATCTTTCCCAGCCGGTTTTCACTGCCACGCGAAAAGGCGACGAAGTGGATCTTACCTCCATCACCGCTTTCCAGTGGTGGCGTTCACAGGATCAGACTGATCTGGATATGACGCCCGCCGATCTTATCCGCCGCAATAATGAGGAGAATCAGCAGGCATGGATTCAGGAGATCCGAATGGCGTCAGCCGAAGCGGCTCCTATCCATCTCGGGAACCGGGTGGCGATGCGCTGGTTGCTGGGGACGATGGCCTATCATTCCGCTTATCAGCAGCGCGCATTCAATGACTATCGGCCCGGTGCGGTGGCGATGCTCGGGTTGCCGCTGGCCTATCAGCAGCATGATGATACGGATCTGAATGACACAGGAGTGAGTCTCTATGGACAAAGCGTGTTCACGTTTGATGAGCGTCTTGAGTTGGGGCTTGGTCTTCGCGATGACTTCGAGAACCGCTCGGCTGATTTACGGCAGTATGCTAATCCGGCCTTTATGCCGGGGTCGGACACCGATAACGACAAGGACTTCAACCAGGTCAGTCCTCACGCGTCGCTTGGTTACCATATGACGCCTGACATTCTGCCCTATGTTCAGGTCTCAAAAGGGTACAAGGCGGGTGGCTTTAATACGTTGGCGATACCCGGGCATGCCGAGTTTGATGAAGAAACCAGTTTGACCTATGAGACGGGGCTTAAGACTGCCTGGCTGAAAAATCGGGTGGTGGCGAATGCGGCACTGTTCCGGACGGAGTGGGACGACCTGCAACTAGATGTGCCGGCGGGTTCCCCGGGGGTGTTCTATATCGACAATGCCGGCAAAGCCAGGAGCGAGGGAGGGGAGCTGGAATTAAGCGTCAGGCCCCTGACAGGGCTGACACTGTTTGGTGGGCTCGGGTTGTTGACGTCGGAGTTTCGCTCTGATAGCACGTCCGCCGGCATGGATGTCAGTGGAAACGAGCTTCCGTTTGCCCCGCACCTCACCTGGCACGCTGGTACCGAGTATTCACAAACGCTTTATACAAAATATACCGGCTTTATCAGGGTGGAAGGGGTGGGGACAGGACACTACTATTATGATGCCAGTAACAGGGAGTCTCAGGACAACTATGTGTTGCTCAACACCCGTATAGGGATTGGAACCCGCCTCTGGCGTGTGGAGACATGGGTTAACAATCTCTTTGATCAGGACTATGTGCCCATCGCCTTCCCTTACCAGTTAGCCCCTTCCGGATATGTGGGTGAGAATGGGGCACCCCGCACGGTGGGAGTCTCTCTCAGTCGCGCGCTGTGA